In Arvicanthis niloticus isolate mArvNil1 chromosome 4, mArvNil1.pat.X, whole genome shotgun sequence, a single window of DNA contains:
- the Gabpb2 gene encoding GA-binding protein subunit beta-2 isoform X1 codes for MSLVDLGKRLLEAARKGQDDEVRALMANGAPFTTDWLGTSPLHLAAQYGHYSTAEVLLRAGVSRDARTKVDRTPLHMAAADGHAHIVELLVRSGADVNAKDMLQMTALHWATEHHHRDVVELLIKYGADVHAFSKFDKSAFDIALEKNNTEILVMLQEAMQNQVNTNPERANPVANPVTVTAPFIFTSGEVVNLASFVSSANTKATSANLEEIEEGNSLDSSIQQVVGSGGQRVITIVTDGVPLGNIQTSIPTGGIGQPFIVTMQDGQPVLTVPAGQVAEETIIEEEEEEEEEKLQLVKRPRMAEMTNSVEEMKEGSEREMLQQQLQEANRRAQEYRHQLLKKEQEAEQYRLRLEAMARQQPNGVDFTVVEEVAEVDAVVVTEGDEVERATQVMKSGRTTEPHPSVSIETVSS; via the exons ATGTCTCTGGTGGACTTGGGGAAGAGGCTGCTAGAAGCTGCAAGGAAAGGCCAAGACGATGAAGTGAGGGCGCTGATGGCAAATGGGGCTCCATTCACCACAGACTGG CTTGGAACGTCACCACTTCACCTTGCAGCCCAGTATGGTCACTATTCCACAGCAGAAGTGCTCCTTCGAGCTGGCGTTAGCAGGGATGCCCGGACCAAAGTGGACAGGACCCCTCTGCATATGGCTGCAGCCGACGGACATGCTCACATCGTGGAGCTGCTTGTTAGG AGTGGTGCAGATGTAAACGCCAAGGACATGCTGCAGATGACAGCTCTGCACTGGGCCACAGAGCACCACCACCGGGATGTTGTCGAGTTACTTATCAAATATGGAGCTGATGTTCATGCTTTTAGCAAATTTGATAAGTCTGCCTTTGACATAGCACTGGAGAAAAACAATACTGAGATTTTGGTCATGCTTCAG GAAGCAATGCAGAATCAGGTGAACACTAACCCCGAGAGAGCCAACCCGGTGGCTAACCCTGTGACTGTGACTGCTCCCTTCATCTTCACCTCTGGAGAGGTCGTTAACCTCGCTAGCTTTGTTTCTTCAGCCAACACCAAAGCAACCTCAG CTAATttagaagaaattgaagaaggaaaTTCTCTTGACTCCTCGATCCAGCAAGTGGTGGggagtggaggccagagggtcaTCACCATAGTGACTGATGGAGTCCCTCTGGGTAATATTCAAACTTCAATCCCTACTGGAGGCATAGGCCAGCCGTTTATTGTAACTATGCAAGATGGACAGCCAG TCCTAACTGTACCTGCTGGGCAGGTTGCAGAGGAGACGATAattgaagaggaagaggaagaggaagaagagaaattgcAGTTGGTGAAGAGACCGAGGATGGCAGAGATGACAAACAGTGTTGAGGAAATGAAG GAAGGCAGTGAACGAGAGATGCTGCAGCAACAGCTCCAGGAGGCCAACCGCAGAGCCCAGGAGTACAGACACCAGCTCCTCaagaaggagcaggaggcagagcagtACCGCCTCAGGCTGGAGGCCATGGCTCGACAGCAGCCCAACGGAGTTGACTTCACCGTGGTTGAGGAGGTAGCTGAAGTGGATGCTGTCGTGGTGACAGAAGGAGACGAGGTAGAGAGAGCAACGCAAGTGATGAAGTCAGGAAGGACCACAGAGCCTCACCCTAGTGTTTCCATAGAAACTGTTTCTTCCTAA
- the Gabpb2 gene encoding GA-binding protein subunit beta-2 isoform X2: MSLVDLGKRLLEAARKGQDDEVRALMANGAPFTTDWLGTSPLHLAAQYGHYSTAEVLLRAGVSRDARTKVDRTPLHMAAADGHAHIVELLVRSGADVNAKDMLQMTALHWATEHHHRDVVELLIKYGADVHAFSKFDKSAFDIALEKNNTEILVMLQEAMQNQVNTNPERANPVANPVTVTAPFIFTSGEVVNLASFVSSANTKATSVLTVPAGQVAEETIIEEEEEEEEEKLQLVKRPRMAEMTNSVEEMKEGSEREMLQQQLQEANRRAQEYRHQLLKKEQEAEQYRLRLEAMARQQPNGVDFTVVEEVAEVDAVVVTEGDEVERATQVMKSGRTTEPHPSVSIETVSS; the protein is encoded by the exons ATGTCTCTGGTGGACTTGGGGAAGAGGCTGCTAGAAGCTGCAAGGAAAGGCCAAGACGATGAAGTGAGGGCGCTGATGGCAAATGGGGCTCCATTCACCACAGACTGG CTTGGAACGTCACCACTTCACCTTGCAGCCCAGTATGGTCACTATTCCACAGCAGAAGTGCTCCTTCGAGCTGGCGTTAGCAGGGATGCCCGGACCAAAGTGGACAGGACCCCTCTGCATATGGCTGCAGCCGACGGACATGCTCACATCGTGGAGCTGCTTGTTAGG AGTGGTGCAGATGTAAACGCCAAGGACATGCTGCAGATGACAGCTCTGCACTGGGCCACAGAGCACCACCACCGGGATGTTGTCGAGTTACTTATCAAATATGGAGCTGATGTTCATGCTTTTAGCAAATTTGATAAGTCTGCCTTTGACATAGCACTGGAGAAAAACAATACTGAGATTTTGGTCATGCTTCAG GAAGCAATGCAGAATCAGGTGAACACTAACCCCGAGAGAGCCAACCCGGTGGCTAACCCTGTGACTGTGACTGCTCCCTTCATCTTCACCTCTGGAGAGGTCGTTAACCTCGCTAGCTTTGTTTCTTCAGCCAACACCAAAGCAACCTCAG TCCTAACTGTACCTGCTGGGCAGGTTGCAGAGGAGACGATAattgaagaggaagaggaagaggaagaagagaaattgcAGTTGGTGAAGAGACCGAGGATGGCAGAGATGACAAACAGTGTTGAGGAAATGAAG GAAGGCAGTGAACGAGAGATGCTGCAGCAACAGCTCCAGGAGGCCAACCGCAGAGCCCAGGAGTACAGACACCAGCTCCTCaagaaggagcaggaggcagagcagtACCGCCTCAGGCTGGAGGCCATGGCTCGACAGCAGCCCAACGGAGTTGACTTCACCGTGGTTGAGGAGGTAGCTGAAGTGGATGCTGTCGTGGTGACAGAAGGAGACGAGGTAGAGAGAGCAACGCAAGTGATGAAGTCAGGAAGGACCACAGAGCCTCACCCTAGTGTTTCCATAGAAACTGTTTCTTCCTAA
- the Gabpb2 gene encoding GA-binding protein subunit beta-2 isoform X3 produces MSLVDLGKRLLEAARKGQDDEVRALMANGAPFTTDWLGTSPLHLAAQYGHYSTAEVLLRAGVSRDARTKVDRTPLHMAAADGHAHIVELLVREAMQNQVNTNPERANPVANPVTVTAPFIFTSGEVVNLASFVSSANTKATSANLEEIEEGNSLDSSIQQVVGSGGQRVITIVTDGVPLGNIQTSIPTGGIGQPFIVTMQDGQPVLTVPAGQVAEETIIEEEEEEEEEKLQLVKRPRMAEMTNSVEEMKEGSEREMLQQQLQEANRRAQEYRHQLLKKEQEAEQYRLRLEAMARQQPNGVDFTVVEEVAEVDAVVVTEGDEVERATQVMKSGRTTEPHPSVSIETVSS; encoded by the exons ATGTCTCTGGTGGACTTGGGGAAGAGGCTGCTAGAAGCTGCAAGGAAAGGCCAAGACGATGAAGTGAGGGCGCTGATGGCAAATGGGGCTCCATTCACCACAGACTGG CTTGGAACGTCACCACTTCACCTTGCAGCCCAGTATGGTCACTATTCCACAGCAGAAGTGCTCCTTCGAGCTGGCGTTAGCAGGGATGCCCGGACCAAAGTGGACAGGACCCCTCTGCATATGGCTGCAGCCGACGGACATGCTCACATCGTGGAGCTGCTTGTTAGG GAAGCAATGCAGAATCAGGTGAACACTAACCCCGAGAGAGCCAACCCGGTGGCTAACCCTGTGACTGTGACTGCTCCCTTCATCTTCACCTCTGGAGAGGTCGTTAACCTCGCTAGCTTTGTTTCTTCAGCCAACACCAAAGCAACCTCAG CTAATttagaagaaattgaagaaggaaaTTCTCTTGACTCCTCGATCCAGCAAGTGGTGGggagtggaggccagagggtcaTCACCATAGTGACTGATGGAGTCCCTCTGGGTAATATTCAAACTTCAATCCCTACTGGAGGCATAGGCCAGCCGTTTATTGTAACTATGCAAGATGGACAGCCAG TCCTAACTGTACCTGCTGGGCAGGTTGCAGAGGAGACGATAattgaagaggaagaggaagaggaagaagagaaattgcAGTTGGTGAAGAGACCGAGGATGGCAGAGATGACAAACAGTGTTGAGGAAATGAAG GAAGGCAGTGAACGAGAGATGCTGCAGCAACAGCTCCAGGAGGCCAACCGCAGAGCCCAGGAGTACAGACACCAGCTCCTCaagaaggagcaggaggcagagcagtACCGCCTCAGGCTGGAGGCCATGGCTCGACAGCAGCCCAACGGAGTTGACTTCACCGTGGTTGAGGAGGTAGCTGAAGTGGATGCTGTCGTGGTGACAGAAGGAGACGAGGTAGAGAGAGCAACGCAAGTGATGAAGTCAGGAAGGACCACAGAGCCTCACCCTAGTGTTTCCATAGAAACTGTTTCTTCCTAA
- the Mllt11 gene encoding protein AF1q gives MRDPVSSQYSSFLFWRMPIPELDLSELEDLGLSDTPTYKSKDSNSVGKMGGQASGTEQKNPEGDPLLEYSTFNFWRAPIASIHSIDLDLL, from the coding sequence ATGAGGGACCCTGTGAGTAGCCAGTACAGCTCCTTTCTTTTCTGGAGGATGCCCATTCCAGAATTGGATCTGTCGGAGCTGGAAGACCTGGGCCTGTCAGATACACCTACCTACAAAAGCAAGGATAGCAACAGCGTTGGCAAAATGGGCGGGCAAGCATCCGGAACGGAGCAGAAGAACCCTGAAGGTGACCCCCTCCTTGAGTACAGCACCTTCAACTTCTGGAGAGCTCCCATTGCCAGCATCCACTCTATCGACCTGGACTTGCTTTAA